In a genomic window of Halomonas denitrificans:
- a CDS encoding alpha/beta hydrolase has protein sequence MRIQSNAAAAAGPIVHALLAGLLLAGTGTAIGQDDRWPDLEKCELSAAGGRITVSARCGTLSVPENREQPDGRTLDLAWAVIPARSSTVEPDPVVFLAGGPGQAARDIAPIMQGPFGDVNRTRDLIFLDQRGTGGSNALACEFDEELMMAEDDFDELERQLRSCLDELDAEVEHYATRDGAADLDALRAELGIENWNLVGGSYGTRMAQVYLREYPDRVRSMVLDGVVPSRLRLGSEHAEKLDQALERLFEACADDAACAERFPGLADRFVELKAQYAEQPLAIQVTHPRTGVAESIDFSDETLAGSLRFLAYAPESQMMIPYLIHEAATTGSPERLAAQALIVGDQLTDTLAIGLNFSVGCAEDWPHWPAGRDVSGTLLGNSMQELYGRICAWWPADPVGVEFFEAFSSDVPVLLLSGERDPVTPPEYGDEAARQYANSLHLVAEGRGHIVVTNGCIAGIATQFVDAGSVDDLDTECMESIGPEPFFLDLLGPSP, from the coding sequence TTGAGAATCCAATCGAATGCGGCCGCTGCGGCCGGGCCGATCGTCCATGCGCTGCTTGCCGGGCTGCTGCTCGCAGGCACGGGCACGGCGATCGGGCAGGACGACCGCTGGCCGGACCTCGAGAAATGCGAGTTGTCCGCCGCCGGCGGCCGGATCACGGTCTCGGCACGTTGCGGGACGCTAAGCGTACCCGAAAATCGTGAGCAGCCGGACGGCCGGACGCTGGACCTGGCCTGGGCCGTGATTCCGGCGCGCAGCAGCACGGTCGAGCCCGACCCGGTCGTCTTCCTCGCCGGCGGGCCGGGGCAGGCGGCCCGCGACATCGCGCCGATCATGCAGGGCCCGTTCGGCGACGTGAACCGGACTCGCGACCTGATCTTCCTCGACCAGCGCGGCACCGGCGGTTCGAACGCGCTGGCGTGCGAGTTCGACGAAGAGCTGATGATGGCCGAGGACGACTTCGACGAGCTCGAGCGCCAGTTGAGGAGCTGCCTTGACGAGCTCGACGCCGAGGTGGAGCACTACGCGACCCGCGACGGCGCGGCCGACCTCGACGCCCTGCGCGCCGAGCTCGGTATCGAGAACTGGAACCTCGTCGGCGGCTCCTACGGCACGCGCATGGCCCAGGTCTATCTTCGCGAGTACCCGGACCGGGTTCGCAGCATGGTCCTCGACGGCGTCGTGCCGAGCCGCCTTCGCCTGGGCTCGGAGCATGCCGAGAAGCTCGACCAGGCGCTCGAACGGTTGTTCGAGGCCTGCGCCGACGACGCGGCCTGTGCCGAGCGCTTCCCGGGGCTGGCCGACCGCTTCGTCGAGCTCAAGGCGCAGTACGCGGAGCAGCCGCTGGCCATCCAGGTGACCCATCCGCGGACCGGTGTGGCCGAGTCGATCGACTTCTCCGATGAAACGCTGGCCGGTTCGCTGCGCTTTCTGGCCTACGCGCCGGAGTCGCAGATGATGATCCCGTACCTGATCCACGAGGCGGCGACCACCGGCAGCCCCGAGCGGCTCGCCGCGCAGGCGCTGATCGTCGGCGACCAGCTGACCGACACGCTGGCCATCGGCCTGAACTTCTCGGTCGGCTGCGCCGAGGACTGGCCGCACTGGCCCGCGGGCCGCGACGTTTCGGGCACGCTGCTCGGCAACAGCATGCAGGAGCTCTACGGCCGCATCTGCGCCTGGTGGCCGGCCGACCCGGTCGGAGTCGAGTTCTTCGAGGCCTTCTCCTCCGACGTGCCCGTGCTGCTGCTGTCGGGCGAGCGCGACCCGGTCACGCCACCGGAGTACGGCGACGAAGCGGCCCGCCAGTACGCGAACAGCCTGCACCTGGTCGCCGAGGGCCGCGGCCACATCGTCGTGACCAACGGCTGCATCGCCGGCATCGCCACGCAGTTCGTCGACGCGGGATCGGTCGACGACCTGGACACGGAATGCATGGAATCCATCGGCCCCGAGCCGTTCTTCCTCGACCTGCTGGGACCGTCGCCATGA
- a CDS encoding ATP-binding cassette domain-containing protein translates to MIEANNLRKTFNKGKVVAVDDVSFHAPDGQITGLLGPNGAGKTTTLRMLYTLLQPDSGSMQVDGVDPLVDPIGVKQKLGVVPDSRGLYDRLTARENIRYYGRLQGLDKKKIESRIDELSGILDMGAFIDRKTDGFSQGQRVKVAIARALIHEPGTVLLDEPTNGLDVMTTRALREFLLKLKMDGHCVVLSTHIMQEVAALCDRIVIIAKGRIAAEGTAQQLLEKSGEANLEDAFVKLIGTDEGLLA, encoded by the coding sequence ATGATCGAAGCAAACAATCTTCGCAAGACCTTCAACAAGGGCAAGGTCGTGGCGGTCGACGACGTCAGCTTCCACGCGCCCGACGGGCAGATCACCGGCCTGCTCGGGCCCAACGGCGCGGGCAAGACGACCACCCTGCGCATGCTCTACACCTTGCTCCAGCCCGATTCGGGATCGATGCAGGTCGATGGCGTCGATCCGCTGGTCGACCCGATCGGCGTCAAGCAGAAGCTGGGCGTGGTGCCGGATTCGCGAGGCCTCTACGACCGGCTGACCGCACGCGAGAACATCCGCTACTACGGTCGGCTGCAGGGGCTGGACAAGAAGAAGATCGAGAGCCGGATCGACGAACTGAGCGGCATCCTCGACATGGGCGCCTTCATCGACCGCAAGACCGACGGCTTCTCCCAGGGCCAGCGGGTCAAGGTCGCGATCGCCCGCGCGCTGATCCACGAGCCGGGCACCGTGCTGCTCGACGAGCCGACCAACGGCCTGGACGTGATGACCACCCGCGCGCTGCGCGAGTTTCTCCTGAAGCTGAAGATGGACGGACATTGCGTCGTGCTGTCGACGCACATCATGCAGGAGGTCGCGGCGCTGTGCGATCGCATCGTGATCATCGCCAAGGGACGGATCGCCGCCGAGGGCACGGCGCAGCAGCTGCTCGAGAAGAGCGGTGAAGCCAATCTCGAGGATGCATTCGTGAAACTGATCGGAACCGACGAGGGGCTTCTCGCATGA
- a CDS encoding ABC transporter permease, giving the protein MIAVFIKELLDNFRDRRVVLNTLILGPLMGPVIFGLMISFMARETTERLESALELPVVGAEHAPNLVGWLERQGVIIEDAPDDPEAAVRAEDEEVVLRIPADFAEAWSEGRPAPVEIIADRSLRYTGTTISRVNSYLNTYSAQISQLRLQLRGVHPEITRPIDTQVVDLSTPTSRGGQILAFLPYFILITVFMGSMHMAVDTTAGERERKSLEPLLINPLPRWKIMAGKLMATTFFALATLALGLVAFVYAMGMLPTADMGVALNLDARVAAMAFLLVAPAALLAAAMLTILASFAKSFREAQSYMGLVIFVPMIPSFWLLIDPTKAETWMSWVPLLNQNVMILELVRGEPTNWTWVGATLASTTLLALVLAWIAGGLYNRPKLIFTSD; this is encoded by the coding sequence ATGATCGCGGTATTCATCAAGGAACTGCTCGATAACTTCCGCGACCGTCGCGTCGTGCTGAACACGCTGATCCTCGGGCCGCTGATGGGGCCGGTGATCTTCGGCCTGATGATCTCGTTCATGGCCCGCGAGACCACCGAGCGCCTGGAATCGGCGCTGGAACTGCCCGTGGTCGGCGCCGAACACGCGCCGAACCTGGTCGGCTGGCTGGAGCGCCAGGGCGTGATCATCGAAGACGCGCCGGACGATCCCGAGGCCGCGGTCCGCGCCGAGGACGAGGAAGTGGTGCTGCGCATTCCGGCAGACTTCGCCGAGGCATGGAGCGAGGGGCGGCCCGCGCCGGTGGAGATCATCGCCGATCGCTCCCTGCGCTACACCGGGACCACCATCTCCCGGGTCAACAGCTACCTGAACACCTACAGCGCGCAGATCAGTCAGCTTCGACTGCAGCTTCGGGGGGTGCATCCGGAGATCACTCGGCCGATCGACACCCAGGTCGTCGACCTGTCGACCCCGACGTCGCGAGGCGGCCAGATCCTGGCCTTCCTGCCGTATTTCATCCTCATCACGGTGTTCATGGGGTCGATGCACATGGCGGTCGATACCACCGCCGGCGAACGCGAGCGCAAGTCGCTGGAGCCGTTGCTGATCAACCCCTTGCCGCGCTGGAAGATCATGGCCGGCAAGCTGATGGCCACCACCTTCTTCGCTCTGGCCACGCTGGCGCTCGGCCTGGTGGCTTTCGTCTACGCCATGGGCATGCTGCCGACGGCCGACATGGGCGTGGCGCTGAACCTCGACGCGCGGGTCGCCGCGATGGCGTTCCTGCTGGTCGCTCCGGCCGCCCTGCTGGCCGCGGCCATGCTGACGATCCTGGCGTCCTTCGCCAAGAGCTTCCGCGAAGCGCAGAGCTACATGGGCCTGGTGATCTTCGTGCCGATGATCCCGAGCTTCTGGCTGCTGATCGACCCGACCAAGGCCGAGACCTGGATGAGCTGGGTGCCGCTGCTGAACCAGAACGTCATGATCCTGGAACTGGTCCGCGGCGAGCCGACCAACTGGACCTGGGTCGGCGCCACCCTGGCCAGCACCACGCTGCTGGCGCTGGTCCTGGCCTGGATCGCCGGCGGCCTGTACAACCGGCCGAAGCTGATCTTCACCTCCGACTAG
- a CDS encoding transposase, with the protein MVTRQRTTVLSNLAAGRAVVGALRSCRNDAETICFVVMPDHLHWLLQLGPRLSISQVVSKTKSAVSRNFPVRLRGRSPIWQRGFHDRRLRPSEDLRSVARYVIENPVRAGLVQSIRDYPHWDASWL; encoded by the coding sequence ATCGTCACTCGTCAGAGGACGACCGTTCTATCCAACCTTGCCGCCGGCCGAGCCGTTGTCGGGGCGCTGCGGTCTTGCAGGAACGATGCGGAAACGATCTGCTTCGTGGTGATGCCCGACCACCTTCATTGGCTTCTACAGCTTGGCCCGAGACTGTCGATTTCCCAAGTCGTCTCGAAAACCAAGTCGGCGGTTTCGAGGAACTTCCCTGTGCGGCTCAGGGGACGTTCGCCGATCTGGCAGAGAGGTTTCCACGATCGCCGACTTCGGCCCAGTGAGGACCTGCGATCGGTGGCCCGATACGTGATCGAGAATCCTGTTCGCGCAGGACTGGTCCAGTCGATCCGGGACTATCCTCATTGGGATGCAAGCTGGCTTTGA
- a CDS encoding DUF4124 domain-containing protein produces MQSIEAIFGLVMLLAGATIYQWVDEDGNRHYSDRKPDVEQFVEVELDEGSISTYRAVPTPAPAENGEGPENAGAAGPETPERAARSNAAARRDELERYCNDLLEDLDAVQDQLRRGYREPRGQQLRDRRRELRAAYRRECV; encoded by the coding sequence ATGCAATCGATCGAGGCAATCTTCGGGCTGGTCATGCTGCTGGCCGGCGCTACCATCTACCAGTGGGTCGACGAGGACGGCAACCGCCACTACTCGGATCGCAAACCGGACGTCGAGCAGTTCGTGGAAGTCGAACTGGACGAAGGCTCGATCTCCACCTACCGCGCGGTTCCGACCCCGGCTCCGGCGGAAAACGGCGAGGGCCCCGAGAACGCCGGGGCAGCCGGACCCGAGACGCCGGAGCGTGCCGCGCGATCGAACGCCGCCGCGCGGCGCGACGAGCTCGAGCGCTATTGCAACGACCTGCTCGAGGACCTGGACGCCGTCCAGGACCAGCTCCGCCGCGGCTACCGCGAACCGCGCGGCCAGCAGCTCCGCGACCGCCGCCGCGAGCTGCGGGCGGCGTATCGGCGGGAGTGTGTCTAG
- the folP gene encoding dihydropteroate synthase, with product MGILNVTPDSFSDGGRFHGVDAALEHARRMVADGADLLDVGGESTRPGAEPVDADEELERVVPVIEAIAAELDVPMSIDTMKPEVMRGAVAAGAAMINDVNGLRAEGAIEAAAELGVPVCVMHMQGEPRTMQSDPTYEDVTEDLLGFFRERIRACTDAGIDPAHLVLDPGFGFGKSLDHNLQLLAELARFRTLGHPLLIGISRKSMLGKITGREVAEDRVAASVAAAVLAAERGGNILRVHDVAETVDAVRVLAAMRERGGARP from the coding sequence ATGGGCATTCTCAACGTCACGCCCGACTCGTTCTCCGACGGCGGCCGGTTCCACGGCGTGGACGCCGCACTCGAACACGCGCGCCGGATGGTGGCCGACGGCGCCGACCTGCTCGATGTCGGCGGCGAATCGACCCGGCCGGGCGCCGAGCCGGTCGACGCCGACGAAGAACTCGAGCGCGTGGTGCCGGTGATCGAGGCGATCGCCGCCGAGCTCGATGTGCCGATGTCCATCGACACCATGAAGCCGGAGGTGATGCGCGGTGCGGTTGCGGCCGGCGCGGCGATGATCAACGACGTCAACGGCCTGCGAGCCGAAGGCGCGATCGAGGCGGCCGCCGAGCTCGGCGTGCCGGTCTGCGTGATGCACATGCAAGGCGAGCCGAGAACCATGCAGTCCGACCCGACCTACGAGGACGTGACCGAGGACCTGCTCGGTTTCTTCCGCGAGCGGATCCGCGCCTGCACCGATGCCGGCATCGACCCCGCCCACCTGGTCCTGGACCCGGGCTTCGGCTTCGGCAAGTCGCTGGACCACAACCTGCAGCTGCTGGCGGAGCTGGCCCGCTTCCGCACCCTGGGCCACCCCTTGCTGATCGGCATCTCGCGCAAGTCGATGCTGGGAAAGATTACCGGGAGAGAGGTCGCCGAGGACCGCGTCGCGGCTTCGGTGGCGGCAGCCGTGCTGGCGGCCGAGCGCGGCGGCAACATCCTGCGCGTCCACGACGTGGCCGAAACCGTCGATGCAGTGCGGGTGCTGGCCGCGATGCGAGAGCGGGGGGGCGCTCGGCCCTGA
- a CDS encoding methylated-DNA--[protein]-cysteine S-methyltransferase, whose protein sequence is MTAPLDPRLLAACRRALDDPDARVSDLAAAVGMSTGHFQRAFRQSVGLPPGEFLRARRLARFVDALEAGLSVTDAVHAAGYGSTSRAHQAAGEGLGMTPSRARAGGHGERIEFGTAACALGRVLVAATGRGLCAVQLGDDDQALRGDLARRFPRAEIVPGSPAFQHTLERVVALIESPASCPDLPLDVHGTAFQRRAWKALQQIPAGSTITYAELADRMGHPGAHRAAASACGANPLAVVVPCHRVVRSDGGPGGYRWGLARKQALLDAERRTTAGSQSQAV, encoded by the coding sequence ATGACCGCCCCCCTCGACCCCCGCCTCCTCGCTGCCTGCCGCCGGGCGCTCGACGATCCCGACGCCCGGGTGAGCGACCTGGCCGCGGCCGTCGGCATGAGCACCGGCCATTTCCAGCGCGCGTTTCGTCAGTCGGTGGGGCTGCCGCCGGGCGAGTTCCTGCGCGCCCGGCGCCTGGCACGCTTCGTCGACGCGCTGGAAGCCGGCCTCTCGGTGACCGACGCCGTGCATGCGGCCGGCTACGGATCGACCAGTCGCGCTCACCAGGCCGCCGGCGAAGGGCTGGGGATGACGCCGTCGCGCGCACGCGCCGGCGGCCACGGAGAGCGGATCGAGTTCGGCACCGCGGCCTGCGCCCTCGGCCGGGTGCTGGTCGCCGCCACGGGCCGGGGGCTGTGTGCCGTCCAGCTCGGCGACGACGACCAGGCGCTCCGCGGCGACCTCGCACGGCGCTTTCCGCGCGCCGAGATCGTACCGGGCAGCCCGGCGTTCCAGCACACGCTGGAGCGAGTGGTCGCGCTCATCGAGAGTCCCGCATCCTGTCCGGACCTGCCGCTGGACGTCCACGGCACGGCGTTCCAGCGGCGGGCGTGGAAAGCGCTGCAGCAGATCCCGGCCGGCAGCACGATCACCTACGCCGAGCTGGCCGACCGCATGGGGCATCCGGGCGCTCACCGGGCCGCGGCCTCGGCCTGCGGGGCCAATCCGCTGGCGGTGGTCGTGCCGTGCCACCGGGTGGTGCGGTCCGACGGCGGGCCGGGCGGCTATCGCTGGGGCCTGGCGCGGAAGCAGGCGCTGCTGGACGCGGAACGGCGGACGACAGCGGGCTCGCAGTCGCAGGCCGTGTGA
- a CDS encoding pilin: MKNQGGFTLIELMIVIAILAILMAIAIPAYQDYTVRAQNSECISIAGGAKTFVAESASSQGVVVAAGDFTGYTPPSATDFCTLALGGNGVITITSTAGPGGTFTLTPEQAAITDAIEWECTQAGFQANQVPNECRNAAAP; the protein is encoded by the coding sequence CTGAAGAACCAGGGCGGTTTCACCCTCATCGAACTGATGATCGTGATCGCCATTCTGGCCATCCTGATGGCCATCGCCATTCCGGCCTACCAGGACTACACGGTCCGCGCTCAGAACTCCGAGTGCATCAGCATCGCCGGCGGCGCCAAGACCTTCGTCGCCGAGTCGGCTTCGTCGCAGGGCGTCGTGGTCGCTGCAGGTGACTTCACCGGCTACACCCCGCCGAGCGCTACCGACTTCTGCACGCTGGCCCTGGGTGGAAATGGCGTCATCACCATCACGTCGACCGCAGGCCCGGGTGGCACGTTCACGCTGACCCCGGAACAGGCTGCGATCACCGACGCGATCGAGTGGGAATGCACGCAGGCTGGCTTCCAGGCCAACCAGGTCCCGAACGAGTGCCGCAACGCCGCTGCTCCGTAA
- a CDS encoding acyltransferase, producing MGLRWIGARLIGEPGAYPALDGLRAFAILLVLARHATLPFANFDSDSLAAVQGVAWLVLRNGWLGVDLFFVLSGFLIARTLSHERHRGWTGGFPSSYLKKRVLRTFPLYYAIIAICMLGVLPGYSIEVDRPLVELAIHAVFLQDYLGTQLLVPLWSLATEEKFYLLAPFLVAIVWRQDHAGKRLAFLSFLMMLSVAARAMNWMVLSPDHYPEFFWQVRAPFHGCLDGLMVGVICFELSRIAVCKRVIEHRAGVVLATSAGAAIVILGAREWAQPGTMGMTLLAIPAFSVCCGAALLASLFIKGRGLRFMGSRSLRVLARLSYALYLTHYTTIEASVAWAEGLAGGSAGFVPLFLIFYLFLSFAYAVVLHLAIERPFLRLKARIR from the coding sequence ATGGGGTTGCGTTGGATCGGTGCCCGCCTGATCGGGGAGCCGGGCGCCTATCCGGCGCTGGATGGTCTCAGGGCATTCGCGATCCTTCTGGTGCTCGCGCGGCATGCCACGCTGCCTTTCGCAAACTTCGATTCCGATTCACTTGCGGCTGTGCAAGGCGTCGCCTGGCTCGTGCTTCGTAACGGCTGGTTGGGAGTGGATCTGTTCTTCGTCCTGAGCGGCTTCCTGATCGCCAGAACCTTGAGCCACGAGCGGCATCGCGGTTGGACCGGCGGCTTTCCATCGAGCTACTTGAAGAAACGCGTGCTGCGGACCTTTCCCTTGTACTACGCCATCATCGCGATCTGCATGCTGGGTGTGCTGCCAGGCTATTCGATCGAGGTAGACCGCCCCTTGGTCGAACTGGCCATCCACGCGGTCTTTCTTCAGGACTATCTGGGTACGCAACTACTGGTTCCCCTCTGGTCGCTCGCGACAGAGGAAAAGTTCTATCTTCTTGCCCCTTTTCTCGTCGCGATTGTCTGGCGACAGGATCACGCCGGCAAGCGTCTGGCGTTTCTGTCTTTCCTGATGATGCTGTCGGTCGCCGCGAGAGCGATGAACTGGATGGTGTTGTCACCGGACCACTATCCGGAATTTTTCTGGCAGGTACGCGCTCCATTCCATGGCTGCCTCGACGGGCTGATGGTCGGTGTCATCTGCTTCGAACTCTCCCGGATTGCAGTGTGCAAGCGTGTGATCGAACATCGTGCGGGAGTCGTTCTCGCAACATCTGCCGGGGCGGCCATCGTGATCCTCGGTGCGCGGGAATGGGCGCAGCCCGGAACCATGGGGATGACCCTTCTGGCCATCCCGGCCTTCTCGGTCTGCTGCGGTGCCGCGCTTCTCGCCTCGCTGTTCATCAAGGGCAGGGGCTTACGCTTCATGGGCTCACGCAGCCTCCGGGTGCTAGCGCGGCTTTCCTATGCGCTCTATCTCACCCACTACACGACAATCGAAGCAAGCGTGGCCTGGGCGGAGGGGCTCGCTGGCGGCTCGGCCGGATTCGTCCCCCTGTTTCTGATCTTCTATCTGTTCCTGTCGTTTGCCTACGCCGTCGTCCTTCACCTGGCGATCGAGCGGCCATTCCTTCGGCTCAAGGCCAGGATTCGATAG
- a CDS encoding serine/threonine protein kinase — protein MNSAVEPIDQKHVIGRSFGNVTIVRELGRGSMGAVFIGFQKSLKRQVAVKLLPKGPQTADWGARQFQDEAETVAVLAHPNIVPIFEMGEDDDYYFQVMQLVDGADLGRMIRHRLKHPVPSKRRMAPQTAVGLVMQVLEGLGYAHKHGVVHQDMKPANIMVDRADLRPMIVDFGIARTARTEYWAEGMVVGSALYLSPEQAAGRETDARTDLYAMGVVLFEALAGQLPVRQEDDTDLLMRKMERPDTLFLTRPSETAPGIDSELERIIVKSTAALREDRFSSAEAMRAALRDWRVHQGIGA, from the coding sequence ATGAACAGCGCTGTCGAACCCATCGACCAGAAGCACGTGATCGGCCGGTCCTTCGGCAACGTCACGATCGTGCGCGAGCTGGGTCGCGGATCGATGGGTGCGGTGTTCATCGGCTTCCAGAAATCGCTGAAGCGCCAGGTCGCGGTCAAGCTGCTCCCGAAGGGCCCCCAGACCGCCGACTGGGGGGCACGCCAGTTCCAGGACGAGGCCGAGACCGTCGCGGTGCTCGCCCATCCGAACATCGTGCCCATCTTCGAAATGGGCGAGGACGACGACTACTACTTCCAGGTCATGCAGCTGGTCGACGGCGCCGACCTCGGCCGGATGATCCGTCACCGCCTGAAGCACCCGGTGCCGTCGAAGCGCCGCATGGCGCCGCAGACCGCGGTGGGCCTGGTCATGCAGGTGCTCGAAGGGCTGGGCTATGCGCACAAGCACGGCGTGGTCCACCAGGACATGAAGCCGGCCAACATCATGGTGGACCGCGCCGACCTGCGGCCGATGATCGTGGACTTCGGCATCGCGCGCACCGCCCGCACCGAGTACTGGGCCGAGGGCATGGTGGTCGGTTCGGCGCTGTACCTGTCGCCCGAGCAGGCGGCCGGGCGCGAAACCGACGCGCGCACGGACCTCTACGCCATGGGCGTGGTCCTGTTCGAGGCGCTGGCCGGCCAGCTGCCGGTGCGCCAGGAAGACGACACGGACCTCCTGATGCGCAAGATGGAGCGCCCGGACACGCTGTTCCTGACTCGACCTTCGGAAACCGCACCCGGCATCGACTCGGAGCTGGAACGCATCATCGTCAAGTCCACCGCCGCGCTGCGCGAGGACCGCTTCAGCAGCGCGGAGGCCATGCGAGCGGCCCTGCGCGACTGGCGCGTGCACCAGGGCATCGGGGCATGA
- the tsaB gene encoding tRNA (adenosine(37)-N6)-threonylcarbamoyltransferase complex dimerization subunit type 1 TsaB yields MKRLAIETAFETCSVALDIDGEVRARSRTEPRAHGRLLLPFVDELLAEAGIVLGELDALVVDRGPGSFTSLRIGLGVAQGLAMAHDLPVHPVSSLAMIAAAGRDPDGPGPVLAAMDARMGEVYAAIYRFDDGRAELQGREVLCAPGDLPDPGGPARGAGSAFEVHGDRLPASIVGELASIRADVRPDAGVLLQLGAHVEPVAAHELVPVYLRDRVTH; encoded by the coding sequence ATGAAGCGCCTGGCGATCGAGACCGCCTTCGAGACCTGTTCCGTGGCCCTCGACATCGACGGCGAGGTCCGCGCGCGTTCGCGGACCGAACCGCGCGCCCATGGCCGCCTGCTGCTGCCGTTCGTCGACGAACTGCTGGCCGAGGCCGGCATCGTGCTGGGCGAGCTCGACGCGCTGGTCGTCGACCGCGGACCGGGCAGCTTCACCAGCCTGCGGATCGGCCTGGGCGTGGCCCAGGGCCTGGCGATGGCCCACGACCTGCCGGTCCATCCGGTCTCCAGCCTCGCGATGATCGCTGCCGCCGGCCGCGACCCCGACGGCCCCGGTCCCGTACTTGCCGCGATGGACGCGCGCATGGGCGAGGTCTACGCCGCGATCTACCGCTTCGACGACGGCCGGGCCGAACTGCAGGGCCGCGAGGTCCTCTGCGCACCGGGTGACCTGCCCGACCCCGGAGGTCCCGCCCGGGGCGCCGGCAGCGCGTTCGAGGTGCACGGCGACCGCCTGCCGGCGTCGATCGTCGGCGAACTGGCCTCGATCCGCGCCGATGTCCGGCCCGACGCCGGTGTGCTGCTGCAGCTCGGTGCCCACGTCGAACCGGTCGCGGCCCACGAGCTCGTGCCGGTCTATCTCCGTGACCGGGTCACCCACTGA